From Styela clava chromosome 6, kaStyClav1.hap1.2, whole genome shotgun sequence, one genomic window encodes:
- the LOC120330664 gene encoding sushi, von Willebrand factor type A, EGF and pentraxin domain-containing protein 1-like translates to MWKSTLALFALAVFSVEISEAVRCWKCDNGLTNDDCINKGQSVECAGEHGGCFSEIRYHVGLIPPIRITKRCKQGLACDNNEFQNDKGNHPYQCNPRIPESICRCCCEREDCNKPELGCLPVYPDCPELKIPRNAERDCKYDQPNIGEQCVYTCKEGFELVGEPVLNCMAKNAKESVWDNKLPRCKPKKCLPEYNSLINGNVECTNRNRVGSTCTFTCKSGYRLEGQTKATCASSENWDNQPPRCIRITCPPPMIPPTFGRVDCSDSNNGGSVCSFTCENGYQLLGSPTSTCVDDENGDQYGRWTSPVPRCGLLKCQPQSASPTNGDVTCSDGNNGRSKCEYSCQPGFAVVGSPSRTCEDDGDGDEIGEWSAREPSCQRIRCKPPRTSPQNGQVTCSDQNYIDSECTYTCNDGYNIVPATSEKTLCRDDGDGDAKGEWSNPPPICGPGECLPVQGNPINGRVICSDSNAVRSVCRFTCDDGYYMKSAGGTVYPIATTDVICRKDNSWSQQPPTCEPITCVPPHESTDEKIVACTDSNNYRSVCTWECRDGTPIVGQIESECQDNDGTQYGKWVPENPVNYCNEAKCQPPLIAPQNGAVRCTDGRNALSVCSFMCDSGYYMVSADEQPIRSGEMDIDCNRNGEWSDFPPKCRPVHCDPKRENPENGFVSCSLDNHYGSICKFECIAGYELEGDEINECLDSVPGDEDGDWSNSPPVCRPAACTPRLVTPTNGAMSCSDGANFNSVCKFSCFEGYYMLSPADDAVSSNRWESLCRSDGTWSDPEPTCEPIYCLPEQTGPRHGDVDCTDRNNYKSRCTFTCNPGYRLSTPKATTDCLDDGSGDALGYWSDPKPECLPRACSPPQKAPINGKVSCSDGASFGSVCTFRCNKGYYQTTSAGDLVRSNDLKTECLDTNSWSRDPAKCRPIVCRPPHSAPEDGSVTCTKTNLYQSICSFKCKPGYEIAGEPKSACEDDGNGDEDGEWSSPAPSCSPSTCNPRLTAPGHGSITCTNANTFGSTCSFTCDEGYYMVANSRTIAVNEISSTCGPGRKWTRAPPTCRPITCIPPHRKPAHGSVSCTNKNFYRSECTFQCDLGYVMQPGRGGSAPVDGGVLSACGEDAVIGDAKGAWSEPAPSCTPDQCPVRTAPVNGRVTCSNGNLFGSVCTYVCNKGYFMRGPDASILKRNLLKTNCLESLTWSVEEPTCEPIICQPEFDDPVDGSVTCTNRNFHRSVCTFKCDPGYKMIGRPKSVCEEAGGGNSEFGKWSQNPPTCKENLCDPDLPLVPENGRKSCSNANVLGSVCTFVCDRYHTRIGPQRSKCIETREGLRWSDPTPTCRPDLCLPPRETLEHGKVTCSRGNFVTSVCTFKCTEPGYSLYPKARKTNKCLPSKKWDLGPPCCTRPCPPNARMDAYVILDSSSSIGEPNWIIMKKFISSILSSFTISEDTTHFAVVRYNKFVDTDTQINLNDYTSDIAGLLAAFDRIPYNGSGTRTGQAIQHVVDNMMRPSNGNRPDVQDLVIVITDGKAQDDVKTPSDELRAKGAITFAIGIEPPGKAKLDVGQLEDIAGHPFNVLIAEDGFAGLDAGFALKITDKVCGDPCDN, encoded by the exons AATGATAAAGGGAATCATCCATACCAATGCAACCCTAGAATTCCGGAATCTATCTGCAGATGTTGCTGCGAGAGAGAAGATTGTAATAAACCGGAATTGGGATGTCTTCCAG TATACCCGGATTGTCCAGAATTGAAAATTCCAAGAAACGCAGAAAGGGATTGTAAATACGATCAACCAAACATCGGAGAGCAATGTGTATACACATGCAAGGAAG GATTTGAATTGGTTGGAGAACCGGTCCTTAACTGCATGGCGAAAAATGCAAAGGAATCAGTCTGGGATAACAAATTACCAAGATGCAAAC CGAAGAAATGTTTGCCTGAATACAACTCACTTATCAACGGGAATGTTGAGTGCACAAATAGAAATAGGGTTGGCAGTACCTGCACATTTACTTGCAAAAGTGGCTACAGGCTCGAGGGACAAACAAAAGCAACTTGCG CTTCATCTGAGAACTGGGATAATCAACCTCCAAGATGTATCAGAATCACTTGTCCTCCACCAATGATCCCGCCTACCTTCGGGCGAGTCGACTGCAGTGATTCTAACAATGGCGGTAGTGTGTGCAG TTTCACATGCGAAAATGGATATCAACTCCTCGGAAGCCCAACTTCAACATGTGTAGATGATGAAAACGGTGATCAGTATGGTCGATGGACAAGTCCGGTTCCACGATGTGGAC TTCTTAAATGTCAACCTCAAAGCGCCTCACCAACCAATGGAGATGTTACATGCTCAGATGGAAACAATGGTCGCAGTAAATGCGA GTACTCTTGCCAGCCTGGATTCGCAGTTGTCGGATCACCATCAAGAACATGCGAAGACGATGGTGACGGTGATGAAATCGGAGAATGGTCAGCACGTGAACCATCCTGCCAAC GTATCAGATGCAAGCCACCACGAACATCACCACAAAATGGTCAAGTAACATGCTCTGATCAGAATTACATTGACAGCGAATGTACATACACATGTAATGATGGATACAACATTGTGCCAGCGACCTCAGAAAAAACTCTTTGTAGGGATGATGGTGATGGTGACGCTAAAGGGGAATGGAGCAACCCACCACCAATATGCGGAC CTGGTGAATGTTTGCCTGTACAAGGTAATCCAATCAATGGACGAGTTATCTGCAGTGACAGTAATGCAGTACGCAGCGTTTGTCGATTCACTTGTGATGATGGTTACTATATGAAATCTGCTGGAGGAACCGTGTACCCG ATTGCTACAACCGATGTCATCTGCAGAAAAGACAATTCATGGTCACAACAACCACCAACCTGTGAACCAATCACTTGTGTACCACCACATGA GAGCACTGACGAAAAGATTGTTGCCTGCACTGATTCCAATAACTACAGATCTGTCTGTACTTGGGAATGCAGAGATGGAACTCCAATTGTTGGTCAGATCGAAAGCGAATGCCAAGATAATGATGGAACACAATATGGAAAATGGGTGCCAGAAAATCCTGTCAACTACTGTAACG AAGCCAAATGTCAACCACCACTAATTGCCCCACAAAATGGCGCTGTCAGATGCACTGATGGCAGGAATGCTCTCAGTGTCTGCTCTTTTATGTGCGACAGCGGATATTACATGGTCAGTGCAGATGAACAACCCATTCGATCAGGCGAAATGGACATCGACTGCAACAGAAATGGTGAATGGTCTGACTTTCCTCCAAAATGTAGACCTGTCCATTGCGATCCAAAACGCGA AAATCCCGAAAACGGATTCGTATCTTGTTCACTGGACAATCATTATGGgtcaatttgtaaatttgagTGCATCGCTGGATATGAACTTGAAGGTGATGAAATCAATGAATGTCTCGATTCCGTACCTGGAGACGAAGATGGTGACTGGAGCAATTCACCACCAGTTTGTAGAC cCGCTGCCTGCACACCACGTCTTGTCACTCCAACCAATGGTGCAATGTCTTGTTCCGATGGAGCAAATTTCAACAGCGTTTGCAAGTTTTCATGTTTCGAAGGGTATTACATGTTGAGTCCAGCAGATGATGCCGTCAGTTCAAATAGATGGGAGAGTTTGTGTCGATCTGATGGAACATGGTCGGACCCCGAACCAACTTGCGAACCAATTTATTGTCTTCCTGAACAAAC CGGACCTCGACATGGAGATGTTGACTGCACCGACAGAAACAACTACAAATCCCGATGTACTTTCACTTGCAATCCTGGCTACAGATTATCGACACCAAAAGCCACAACTGATTGCTTGGACGATGGCAGTGGTGATGCTCTCGGATATTGGTCGGATCCAAAACCAGAATGTCTTC caCGTGCATGCTCGCCTCCACAAAAAGCTCCAATAAACGGCAAAGTCTCTTGCTCCGATGGTGCAAGCTTTGGCAGCGTCTGCACATTTCGTTGTAACAAAGGATATTACCAGACAACTTCGGCAGGAGATCTTGTCAGAAGCAATGACCTTAAAACTGAGTGCTTAGATACCAATAGTTGGAGTCGGGATCCAGCTAAATGTCGTCCGATTGTCTGCAGACCTCCACACAG TGCTCCAGAGGACGGGTCTGTTACATGTACCAAAACCAACTTGTACCAATCAATCTGTAGCTTCAAGTGTAAACCTGGATACGAAATTGCCGGCGAACCCAAGAGCGCCTGCGAAGATGATGGCAATGGTGATGAAGATGGAGAATGGTCGTCACCTGCACCATCATGTTCAC CGTCTACTTGCAACCCACGATTGACCGCACCTGGTCATGGCAGCATTACTTGTACAAACGCAAACACATTCGGAAGCACCTGCTCATTCACATGCGATGAAGGCTACTACATGGTTGCCAATTCGAGAACTATTGCGGTCAACGAAATCTCATCCACTTGTGGACCAGGACGAAAATGGACACGTGCACCACCAACCTGCAGACCAATCACCTGTATACCACCACAcag aaAACCAGCACATGGCAGCGTATCATGTACCAACAAGAACTTCTACAGATCAGAATGTACATTCCAATGTGACTTGGGTTACGTCATGCAACCAGGACGTGGCGGGTCAGCCCCAGTGGATGGAGGAGTTCTCAGTGCCTGTGGAGAGGATGCAGTCATTGGCGATGCAAAAGGCGCATGGTCTGAACCAGCACCATCATGCACAC CTGATCAGTGTCCGGTCAGAACCGCACCAGTAAATGGAAGAGTCACGTGTTCAAATGGAAATCTTTTCGGCAGCGTTTGTACATACGTTTGTAACAAAGGCTATTTCATGAGAGGACCCGACGCATCCATACTGAAGAGAAACTTACTCAAGACAAATTGCTTGGAGTCACTCACATGGAGTGTAGAGGAGCCTACATGTGAACCAATTATTTGTCAACCTGAGTTTGA CGATCCCGTTGACGGATCAGTCACGTGCACAAACAGAAACTTCCATCGATCTGTATGCACCTTTAAATGCGATCCTGGATACAAGATGATCGGAAGACCAAAATCGGTTTGCGAAGAAGCAGGTGGTGGAAACTCGGAATTCGGGAAGTGGAGCCAAAATCCACCAACCTGTAAAG AAAATCTATGCGATCCCGACCTTCCTCTGGTACCCGAGAATGGAAGAAAATCCTGCAGCAATGCTAACGTACTTGGCTCTGTTTGCACCTTTGTGTGTGACCGTTACCATACCAGAATAGGACCACAGAGGAGCAAATGTATCGAAACACGTGAAGGACTTAGATGGTCGGATCCAACGCCAACATGCAGAC CGGATCTATGTTTGCCGCCAAGGGAAACGTTGGAACACGGAAAAGTTACCTGCTCAAGAGGAAACTTCGTTACATCTGTTTGTACATTCAAATGTACAGAACCAGGATATTCTCTATATCCGAAGGCccgcaaaacaaacaaatgtctACCATCAAAGAAATGGGATCTCGGCCCGCCTTGTTGCACAC GTCCTTGCCCACCTAATGCCAGGATGGATGCATATGTTATTCTCGATTCCTCTTCATCCATTGGAGAACCCAACTGGATTATTATGAAGAAGTTCATCTCAAGCATTCTCTC ATCTTTCACCATCTCCGAAGACACAACTCACTTTGCCGTTGTCCGTTATAACAAATTTGTTGATACTGATACTCAGATCAATCTTAATGATTATACTTCCGATATTGCTGGTCTTCTTGCTGCCTTCGATAGAATTCCGTACAACGGCTCAG GCACAAGAACAGGACAAGCAATTCAGCATGTTGTTGACAACATGATGAGGCCATCCAATGGAAATAGACCAGATGTTCAGGATCTTGTTATTGTTATTACCGACGGAAAGGCTCAGGATGACGTAAAAACCCCATCCGATGAGTTGAGAGCAAAGGGAGCTATT ACTTTCGCCATCGGTATTGAACCACCAGGCAAAGCCAAACTCGACGTAGGCCAACTTGAAGACATCGCCGGACACCCATTCAATGTCCTCATTGCCGAAGACGGTTTCGCTGGTTTGGATGCCGGATTCGCCCTCAAAATCACAGACAAAGTCTGCGGAGATCCATGCGATAATTAG